The Henckelia pumila isolate YLH828 chromosome 2, ASM3356847v2, whole genome shotgun sequence genome includes a window with the following:
- the LOC140883391 gene encoding pentatricopeptide repeat-containing protein At1g55630-like isoform X1 — protein MRAVALFVPIIIKGFSCFCEASRALCSRTTDGRDLENGFRGVEDFLLGNWKSSSFESSVEENPAAFSDTIGSSGARGDSEGSNYQMSCARQNFFYEVRNDAARILEILHQDGPGFDAKPVLNDLGVRVSGLLVREVLFGILKTVNYGNRNRCAKLGYKFFVWSGEQDNYRHTVNGYHIMMQIFSESEEFKAMWRLVDEMIEKGYPTTARTFNILICACGEVALARKVVERFIKSKTFNYRPFKHSFNAILHSLLTQSQYRLIEWVYQQMLVEGHSPDVLTYNIIMCAKFRLGKLDQFHRLLDEMGRNGFSPDFHTFNLLLHVLGKGDKPIAALKLLNHMREVGVDPSVLHFTTLIDGLSRAGNLDACLYFFDEMMKHECRPDVVTYTVMITGYVVAGELDKARKMFDEMFEKGQLPNVFTYNSMIRGLCIVGKFDEARLMLKEMGSRGCNPNFLVYTTILNYLRNARKMDEAQEVVKHMVERGDYVHLLGKIKRYRRC, from the coding sequence AAAAGCTCGAGTTTTGAGTCCAGTGTGGAAGAAAACCCCGCAGCTTTTTCTGATACAATTGGCTCTTCGGGAGCCAGAGGTGATTCTGAGGGCTCCAATTATCAAATGTCTTGTGCAAGacagaattttttttatgaggTGAGAAATGATGCTGCGAGGATTCTTGAAATTCTGCATCAAGATGGTCCGGGATTTGATGCAAAACCGGTGTTAAATGATTTAGGGGTTAGGGTTTCAGGTCTTCTTGTGAGAGAAGTTCTATTTGGTATCTTAAAGACTGTAAATTACGGGAACAGAAATAGGTGTGCCAAACTTGGTTACAAGTTCTTTGTGTGGTCCGGTGAACAAGATAATTACAGACATACAGTTAATGGTTATCACATTATGATGCAGATCTTTTCAGAGTCTGAAGAATTCAAGGCAATGTGGAGATTGGTTGACGAGATGATCGAGAAAGGGTATCCTACTACCGCACGTACTTTCAACATATTAATATGTGCCTGTGGTGAGGTTGCATTAGCTAGAAAAGTTGTGGAGAGGTTCATTAAGTCAAAGACGTTTAATTATAGACCATTTAAACATTCTTTCAATGCGATTCTGCACTCTCTTTTGACACAAAGTCAGTACAGACTGATAGAATGGGTGTATCAGCAGATGTTAGTTGAAGGCCATTCCCCAGATGTGTTAACTTATAATATCATCATGTGTGCCAAGTTTCGGTTGGGGAAGCTGGATCAGTTTCACAGATTACTAGATGAAATGGGAAGAAATGGGTTTTCTCCCGATTTTCATACATTTAATCTCCTTCTACATGTTCTTGGTAAAGGGGACAAACCTATAGCAGCACTGAAGCTTCTGAATCACATGAGAGAAGTTGGTGTAGATCCAAGTGTTCTCCACTTCACGACATTGATAGATGGGCTCAGTCGGGCTGGAAATTTGGATGCCTGCCTTTATTTCTTTGATGAAATGATGAAGCATGAGTGTAGGCCTGATGTTGTCACTTACACCGTCATGATAACGGGGTATGTCGTGGCTGGTGAGCTTGATAAGGCCCGGAAAATGTTTGATGAGATGTTTGAAAAGGGGCAATTACCAAATGTATTCACTTACAACTCGATGATTCGTGGGCTTTGTATAGTTGGGAAGTTTGACGAGGCTCGGTTGATGTTGAAAGAAATGGGATCAAGAGGTTGTAATCCAAATTTTCTTGTGTACACTACGATATTGAACTACCTTCGGAATGCACGAAAAATGGATGAAGCTCAAGAAGTGGTGAAACATATGGTGGAAAGAGGGGACTATGTTCATCTACTTGGGAAAATCAAGAGATACAGAAGATGTTAG
- the LOC140883391 gene encoding pentatricopeptide repeat-containing protein At1g55630-like isoform X2 has protein sequence MSCARQNFFYEVRNDAARILEILHQDGPGFDAKPVLNDLGVRVSGLLVREVLFGILKTVNYGNRNRCAKLGYKFFVWSGEQDNYRHTVNGYHIMMQIFSESEEFKAMWRLVDEMIEKGYPTTARTFNILICACGEVALARKVVERFIKSKTFNYRPFKHSFNAILHSLLTQSQYRLIEWVYQQMLVEGHSPDVLTYNIIMCAKFRLGKLDQFHRLLDEMGRNGFSPDFHTFNLLLHVLGKGDKPIAALKLLNHMREVGVDPSVLHFTTLIDGLSRAGNLDACLYFFDEMMKHECRPDVVTYTVMITGYVVAGELDKARKMFDEMFEKGQLPNVFTYNSMIRGLCIVGKFDEARLMLKEMGSRGCNPNFLVYTTILNYLRNARKMDEAQEVVKHMVERGDYVHLLGKIKRYRRC, from the coding sequence ATGTCTTGTGCAAGacagaattttttttatgaggTGAGAAATGATGCTGCGAGGATTCTTGAAATTCTGCATCAAGATGGTCCGGGATTTGATGCAAAACCGGTGTTAAATGATTTAGGGGTTAGGGTTTCAGGTCTTCTTGTGAGAGAAGTTCTATTTGGTATCTTAAAGACTGTAAATTACGGGAACAGAAATAGGTGTGCCAAACTTGGTTACAAGTTCTTTGTGTGGTCCGGTGAACAAGATAATTACAGACATACAGTTAATGGTTATCACATTATGATGCAGATCTTTTCAGAGTCTGAAGAATTCAAGGCAATGTGGAGATTGGTTGACGAGATGATCGAGAAAGGGTATCCTACTACCGCACGTACTTTCAACATATTAATATGTGCCTGTGGTGAGGTTGCATTAGCTAGAAAAGTTGTGGAGAGGTTCATTAAGTCAAAGACGTTTAATTATAGACCATTTAAACATTCTTTCAATGCGATTCTGCACTCTCTTTTGACACAAAGTCAGTACAGACTGATAGAATGGGTGTATCAGCAGATGTTAGTTGAAGGCCATTCCCCAGATGTGTTAACTTATAATATCATCATGTGTGCCAAGTTTCGGTTGGGGAAGCTGGATCAGTTTCACAGATTACTAGATGAAATGGGAAGAAATGGGTTTTCTCCCGATTTTCATACATTTAATCTCCTTCTACATGTTCTTGGTAAAGGGGACAAACCTATAGCAGCACTGAAGCTTCTGAATCACATGAGAGAAGTTGGTGTAGATCCAAGTGTTCTCCACTTCACGACATTGATAGATGGGCTCAGTCGGGCTGGAAATTTGGATGCCTGCCTTTATTTCTTTGATGAAATGATGAAGCATGAGTGTAGGCCTGATGTTGTCACTTACACCGTCATGATAACGGGGTATGTCGTGGCTGGTGAGCTTGATAAGGCCCGGAAAATGTTTGATGAGATGTTTGAAAAGGGGCAATTACCAAATGTATTCACTTACAACTCGATGATTCGTGGGCTTTGTATAGTTGGGAAGTTTGACGAGGCTCGGTTGATGTTGAAAGAAATGGGATCAAGAGGTTGTAATCCAAATTTTCTTGTGTACACTACGATATTGAACTACCTTCGGAATGCACGAAAAATGGATGAAGCTCAAGAAGTGGTGAAACATATGGTGGAAAGAGGGGACTATGTTCATCTACTTGGGAAAATCAAGAGATACAGAAGATGTTAG